A window of Drosophila sulfurigaster albostrigata strain 15112-1811.04 chromosome X, ASM2355843v2, whole genome shotgun sequence genomic DNA:
GGATGATCTGAAGAGCTTCTACAATGATAACAAGGAGATATTTGAGTTGTTCGCGAGTCGCGCAGAGATTTGGACACGCATGGTGGCCTTGGAGGCCAAGGCGAATGAGCCGAATCGGTTCAACAATCGTGGTGGTCAGCTGCTGAAGGAGGAGCGCGAGCGGAAGGCAATTAGCAGCAAGCTGCCAAAGATTGAGCAGCAGATTAGCGAGCTGGTGCAAGCGTACGAGTTGCGAACTCGCTCTCCATTCCTCGTCCATGGCGAGAACATACTGGAGCACATGGCCAACGAGTGGGTGCATCTGCGCCAGGCTAAAGAGCAGCAGAGCTCGGCCCGCAAGCAACAGGTGACCAGCACTAAGATGTTACCTCCTGTTCCTCCTCGCACTCCCCTCGGCCACAAGAACATGTCCGCCTTGTCGGCATCCACGCAATCGTTGCGTAATACTCCGTCCAATTGGAAGCTGGCTTCCATATCGAATTCGGCCGCAAAGACCACTGGCAATTTACACAAGCGCAAGCTGCCCAATGGAGATGCCAACAGCAAGCAGGAGACGCCGCATGCTAAGCGCAACCTACTGAAGGCATTGACCCCGATGAAGAAAGCAGCTGTGCATCACATATCGAATCAGCATCTGCTGACGCCGTCATCacgtcaacagcaacagctgcaaacGACACAAAAAGCTGGCAAATCGCCGTTGAAGAAGGTGCGGGTGTTGAAGGATACGATGCGACGCAGCTCGGGGATGGGCAGAAGGAGTGTGGGGCATGCCACAAAGAAGACGCGCAACAAGGCGACGATACCTGAGATTAGGATAAGGCCAGCATCGGGGGATGAGAACGATGGCTTCGAGACGGATGAGAATGACACGTACGATTCGTTTGAAAAGTCCATTGAGCCGGCGGCACGTTCTTCCATGATGCCACAGAAGATGATTACTTCGACGTTTTTGAAACGTTGAATGCTGTGAGAGCTGTTGCGCGTATAGagatgcttttattttttactgaAATTACTTAATTGTGTGCTTTATTAAGAGTAttattttgctgttgtgtaacttaaatgaatacaaatacatggcacattttttttatattatgattTAAGCAACAATCGTTTGGtttgaaatttaatgtttGTAACGGCCGTCATTAGAGAATATAATCGAAAAAATCGATAATCGATAAAAGTCAACTGCGCTGCATTGTAGTGCTTCTATAATtgaatatacttttatttctatttaataacACACATATATTACTTTCTTAAAGTAATTTGAGAACAGCAGagtacatttattattttatatatatgttacatattatatttttttgttgttcttttttttggataACTTATGAGGCACCCATACATCGagcttttttgttaaatttttcgaCTTTAAATGCCTATGAACGGTTTCCGTGCTTAGTTGCAGCTCCTCTGCGATGGCTCTAATAGTCACATGACGATCTCGATCCACTATTTCCATGATTTTATCCGTATCAGCGGTCACTGGTCGTCCGGAAGGCTTGGGTGTTTCGGTTTCAAAATTGCCACTTCGAAATCGCCTAAACCACTGTTGGGCGGTTTGAATCGAAAGTTTGTTATCTCCTAAGACAGCAATAATCTGTCTGCGAGATTCCGCAGCAGTTTTTCCCTGCgcgaaataaaatttcaaaattgctCGAATTTCTGCGCTTGTGAACTCCATTTCAATCAATCATGTAAACAAACTATATCTCTTTTTAAAGGTGATGccaataccaataccaatCGATATACAGCATTGCCAGAAACGATTAAATTTGACTTCACAAGCGAAGCGCGAAATTTGAATGTAAAAACCGGTACGTCATTACCAAACAACctaatatttataacaaacaatataatatataactacATTTGTAACTCTCACGTTTAACAATAAAAGTACAATAGTATTATATTGTTGGCctgcaatttaaatgctgtTATAATCGTGCGCCATTTTGCGCATATGGATGGATAACATAGCTCTGCCAACTCCTGCGAATATAACATAACCGATAACGAATAATTTTGGGTGTCACAGCAGTCAGCTAACTGTTGTGTGATTGCACTGTTTACGCGCTTTTTTCCTATTATTGAGAAGTTTGTGTTGATTGCAGTCGACGCagcagcatttttatttacaacaaattagTTACAATGAATACACCATTTGAATCACGAACACTCGTTAATGGCGGTCTGCTTAAGCAGTTTACGGGCCAGTCGGTGAGCATAATGGTGCGTGTGGAAAGCGTGGCGGGCACAAATTTGATGGCGAGCAGCACCGATAATCACAAGTTGCGCATTAGTTTGCCGAGCGAATTGAGTGCGGCACAAGGCGCCTGGGTGGAGGTGATTGGTGTCTCCAGCAGCGGTGACACCATACGCGCCAAGGAGGTAAGGCTGCTACTGTTCTTTCCGTCACCCGTAATGGAATAATAAAGCTTCCTCAATGTTTGTTGCAGGTTATTGAATTTGGCGGCGAGAATATCGATTTCGATGTGGACAGCTACAATGCTATGACGCAGCTGCTCAACAATGTGAAACTCTTCTATCGCTATGGCTAAGCAACAAAACTAGGCTAGATATTACTATAAACACACTTGTTGCTCTTTTCATCTTTTGTATTTCCCATGTATAAACAAGAATAAATGTATCATTCAATAATAGCAAAACGGTGGCTAACTAATATGTAAAGCATAATGAATCTCTGGCTACTGCAGCACAGCGGCATTGGCCACCACACTGGGATTGTTGACCACCTCGCCGAGCGAGTCGAGCACCTCCTTGCGATAGTCATCGAACTCGCCATCGATCTCGTTGATGGTCTGATCCTCAATCACATACAATGTGCAGCCGGTTTCACGTATCAAACGCTCGTCGTGGGACACAATGATGACGCCGCCCTCATACTCATTGATCGCTTCGGCGAGTGCATCAATTGACTCAATATCCAGATTATTCGTCGGCTCATCCAATATCAAAACATCGGGTGCACTCAAGCACAGCTCGGCAAGCGCCACACGCGCCTTTTGGCCACCGGATAGATCCTTCATCTTGATGGTGTGCGCATGACTGACAAGACCAAACGAGCCCAACGCCTTGCGCGCTTTCTCGTGCGGCAAATTGAACAGACGCTGCAGATACTCAGCCGCCGATTCCTCTGCTGTCAGATGCTCGCCCGAATGCTGATCGAAGCGTCCCACATGCAAGCGATGATTCTTGCGCTGCTCACCCTGTTGCGGCTCCAGTTCGCCCAGCAGTAGCTTGAGGAACGTCGACTTGCCCACGCCATTGGGACCCACGATGGCCACACGACTGGTCAGATCAATGCCAAAGTCCGCTTTAATGAACAACGGTTTCTGGCCATCGAAGGCGAACGTGATGTTGTGCACACCCAGAATTGGGGGCTGCAGCTGCGATGGCTCCGGGAAACGGAACTTCACAATATACTCTTTGGGGCGGGCCAACAATTCCTGTGGtccctcgtcctcgtcctgcttctgttgcttcgACTTGTTCTTCTCCTGTTTCCGTGTGAGCGTCTCCTTTTGCTTCTTCTCCGCCGCCTTCTTCGACTGGCCGTGGGCCTTAAGTTCGCGCAGACGCTTCTCCTGCTTCTCGTATTCCTTGATCATCTCGCGACGCTTCTGCACAAACATCTTCTTGAACATGGAGTAGTTGCCCTTGTAGTATTGCAGTTTCTTCTGGTCCAAATGGATGATCTCGTTGCACACATTATCGAGGAAACTCTGGTCGTGAGACACGATGAGCAACGTTTTCTTCCAGCCCTGCAAATAGTTGTCCAGCCAAATGACCGCATTCAAATCCAAGTGATTTGTCGGCTCGTCGAGCATCAGCAGCGTCGGCTCCAAGTAGAGAGCACGGGCCAAAGAGACACGCATACGCCAGCCACCGGAGAACTTGTTCGTGGGACGATCCTGCATCTCTTTGCTGAACCCAAGACCGGCTAAGATGCGGCGAGCACGCGCCTCTGCCGAATACGCACCGATGGCTTTTAGTTCGGCAAAGGTGTCGTTGAGTTCCTCTTGCACCGTCAGATCGCCGCCAGCGAATTGTTTCTCCAGCTCTTCGCTCTTTTTGAGCAACTCGGTGCGTTTAACATCTGCATCCAAGATGGTATCGATGGCCGTCTTGTCGGTGGCTACCACTTCCTGTTCACACAGCAGCACATCGATGTTGGGCGGTATGGCGAAGGCACGTGTGGCAATGTGGCGCAACAGCGTCGTCTTGCCGTGTCCATTGGGGCCAACGAGGCCATAGCGACGTCCATGCGCGATCAGCAGATTGGCATTCACGAACAGATCGTTGCCTGGCGGAGGAGAAGACAGAATTAGAATAGGGAACATGGTACACAGTAAATCAATTGCTATGGTTACAATACTCGATAGAGATTCATTTGTATGTCACTTACCCTTGGCGGATATGGTGAAGTTCTCGATCTTAATGTCCACCGCATGCTCCAGAGCAGCCTGTTGTCCGGCACTCTTTTGCACCTGCGACATGGTGAAATTGCTATCGAGATCCGAGTGACCAGCGCCGCCTTTTTTGGTCATCAGATCCATTTGACGCTCGTATTCGagttgtttcttttgcttcttcttctccttgtGCGTCAACTTCTTTTCCTTGGCTTCGACAGATTCCTCCGACTTGGGCTCCGGCTCCTGTTCTGCCTCCGCTTCCGGCTCGTCCTTAAGCTGCAGCTCTTCCAACTGTTCCTCCAGCTTTGGCTCTGGCTTCGCTTCCACTGGCTGCTCCTCTTGCGCCGATGTCGACTCCTCTTCCGCTTCCACCTCTGCTTCCTCTGGTTCCTCGTTGTCGCTCAATTCGTATTtgttcttctgctgcttctgttgcttctgcttggATTTCTTTGCTGCCGGCTTAGGCtgctcctcttcctcttcctcctcctctgcTGCATCGTCTTCCTCTTCGTCGTCGCTTAAGGCAAACTTAttcttctgttgctgctgcttctttttgGACTTTTTCGATGCCGGCTTGGCAACCACCGGCTCATCCAGCTCCTCATCATCGTCcagctgtttgttgttgtcgtcatcatcatcatcactgAAACCTTCGTCCTGTTTCTTCTTATTGTTCTTTTTACTCTTCttgccctgctgctgctgtttcttgGGCACACTCTTTGGCGTCTCCTCTTCATCGGATTCATCGGCCACGGgcttcttttgctgttgctgctcttcgtCATCGCTCCAATCATCATTGTTGCGCTTACCTTTCTTGTTACCCTTTTTATTGGCAGCCGCCTTCTTTGGCTTCGCTTTGCCGTCGAAGTCATCGGCCACTTTGCTGCTGGTCAAAGATTCATTGTCGCTGGAGTCGTTGTTGCCACCGCCACGCTTTCCCTTTTtgccttgctgctgcttcttggACGCcgttgcttgctgctgcttcttcttgtcGCTGACACTCACTTTCTCCGCATCCAATTGCagttcgtcgtcgtcatcaaaGCGTTCCTTCTTTTTGCCTTTCGCTTTCGACATGTTTGGAGTCTGATTGGAATCGAATTAGGATATCGCACAATTAGTCTGacaagaatataataaatttcttgTTGTACACAAATTACTTTAGTTTAGTGCAGTATGTTGGTGTTGAATGACGACGATAatgtcgctgctgctggctgcgaCGGCGGCTTTCACGTGCACAGCTGGCAAATGTGCCAAAATGTGGAGCTGGCCgaccaagaagaagaagcacagCGTGCGAGCGCAAGCACACGATGATCGTctcagtatgtgtgtgtgtccgtgtATGTGCGTATCGTGCATGCATGCGTGCCTCTGTGTGTGCACTCAAAATACTATTATCGGAATTGTGATGTCATCATTGGTTCCGAACTAGTTCACAACAGCTGCTTGCAAGGAATCAATATCGCCTGAACACGTTTTCACCTGACTCAATTTCTTTACTTCAACTTTGACATTATATTGCTTGATAGCTCACGCAAACGTACATATTGtttattctcatttttttatatgtatgcacGATGTGTTTTTGTCTTCCCGTTTGTGTTGTAGCTCGCACAGCTGTGGCGTGTTGACGCCAAGCGGAACTAGTTGGAACTAGTTGTTCAGCGATAAACGGTGTGCGCACAGCTATCGATGGTAAATATCGATAGAtgacaaaaaaattttttttttgccacaaaTGTCGCCGAGCTacataattgtttaataaacaattaatcactaatataaacaaaatagtgCAAATTGTgtcagtgtatgtgtgagctATTCAATGTAATTGGCAAGAGTGTTCGTATTGAATGGCCTGCAATTGCGCTACGTGCTGTGCCCACagagtaacaataacaaaaaacaacaacgaaaacaataacagcaacaaaaacaacaacaactgctgctgaaCTAGAGCCACAACGCAAAGGAGATTGAGATTCGCAAcgcaatcaaaaaaaaaaatcacacacacacacacatacaaaacaaaaaaaaaatagaaaaaaaaacaacagaaaaaattcCATAAAGCGGAAAATAACATACGCTGCGTGAGAGTGTTGTGAAGGTGCCAAGGGGGGAAGGGGCTGCCGCGAACATAGCCCAAAGGTGGttaacagtagcagcagcagcagcagcaacaaaaacaaaaacaacaacagcaagaagagTACGATACTACGAGCGAGACCttgaaaactttaaaagaaatagcaacaaaatacgctcaaaatattaacaaaaaacgCAAACAGAGCTGAGCGCAGCACGTCGAGAGTGTGAAGAgcggagagtggagagaggcCGCCAAGTTATGGAGAGTGACAATTTTCCGCAGCGCGCCAATTAAACatagaaaaaagtaaaacaaaacaacagcgagagagagaaaaggaaaTGCATTGTGGAGAAAAGCGAATTCGATATCGAATTCGTCGGCAAGCGTGAGCAAGAGACAAGCAAAACGatttacaacaataataataataataataataatcataacagcagcagcagcagcacatcactacactcacacacacaaagaatcatacacacacatacactcacacacacgccagacaacaacaaataacgtGCTCGATATGGCAGCAATAGTCGCCCCTGCCGCTGCCTCAGCCAGCAGCGGCGTCGCAGTTATGACAGCAGGCGTCTCAGATGCGGCGTCATCGGAGCCCAATGGCGACGCCAATGGGGCCTCAAATGGTCGCGAGGCGCGCAACTTGGCCGAGAAGCAGCGACGCGACAAACTGAACGCCAGCATCCAGGAGCTGGCCACCATGGTGCCACATGCCGCGGAGTCGACGCGGCGCCTCGACAAGACCGCTGTGCTCCGGCTGGCGACGCATGGACTGCGAATGGAGTATGTGTTTGGGAAGTCAGCGACACGACGGCGTCGCAAACACAATCTCAAAATGCTGCCATCGACACACGAGACGCCACAGCTGACGGACACACTGATGCAGTTGCTCGACAGTTTTCTGCTCACGCTCACATGCAATGGCCAAATTGTGCTCGTCTCGGGCAGCGTGGAACAGTTGCTGGGCCACTGCCAGTCGGATTTGTATGGACAGAATCTGTTGCAGATTACGCATCCCGATGATCAGGCGTTGTTACGTCAACAGCTCATACCACGTGACATCGAGACGCTTTTctaccagcaacagcagcagcagcaacaacatcaacaacaacaaccacagcagcgacaacgacagcagcaccagcatcAACGGCGGCACAAGCAGCGACGTCAAAAGTCAAGGCATTCGCAATCGCATTCCACATCGGCCAGCGACGAGGAGGATGAGGACGAAGgtaacgacgacgacgacgacgaggagcACGAGGAACAACAATATGACAACGacgatggtgatggtgatggtgatgacGATGATGTGGAGCTCATGGATAACATCGATGCCCACATGCCACATCGCAGTCGAACACGAACGCGAACCCGCACGCCCAGCCCCGAGACCCTCGCCCATTGGGCGGCCATCGATGAGCGTCTGCGCGCCGATCGTCGCTGCTTCAATGTGCGCCTCTCGCGGGCCGCAACGCGAGCGGAGTCGACGCGTCAGTACGAATGGGTGAAGATCGATGGCTGCTTTCGTCGCAGCGATTCATCGGTGACGGGTGGCGCCGCTGCCAATTATCCAATCGTCTCGCAACTGATAAGGCGATCGCGTAATAACAATATGCTCgctgttgccgccgccgccgccgccgcagcggctgctgcagccTCATCTGATaactcgtcgtcgtcatcgtcgccgtcgctgccGCCTCCCTGCCTGCCACAACACGATGCCATCGCGCAGGCCGCGCTCCATGGCATCAGTGGCAACGACATCGTCCTGGTGGCCATGGGTCGCATCATGCGCGAGAGTTCCACGAACCTCAGCCTCCTGTGCCGCCAACCGGAGCCGTATCAGCTCGAGTATCGGACGCGGCATCTCATCGACGGCAGCATCATCGACTGTGATCAGCGCATTGGCATCGTTGCCGGCTATATGAAGGATGAGGTTAGTTGCATTTCTCTCTGACCATCAGAACATCAGAATTCTCATTCATTATTATCCATCATTGTATTgctattataataataattattattattatggttaatattagtttttaaattctatttttttattactacttttataatttttcttttttttatccaTATTGGAttattgtgtttattatttattcaaattatttattttatacatattattattgttctgctcaacttttttattatgattatgcattattattttattattattattttagttttattttaaattttttgtggtgacattattttttactattgattaattaattttcctCAAACTTATTAATATcaacattgttattattattattattattatgattactattttatgaatatgataatgataatgattatgattatgattatgattatgattatgattatgattatgattatgattatgattatgatgattattattattattattattattattattattattattattattattattattattattattattattattattattattattattattattattattattattattattattattattattattattattattattattattattattattattattattattattattattattattattattattattattattattattattattattattattattattattattatcattatcattatcattattatcattatcacTAGTTTTAtcactattattattatcatcattagtattttatttgcattagaTTAGCACTTAAGACCGCGTATAAGCTTAGAACATTATTATTCATGTAACATGGATCTTATCAATTATCATATCTCTGGTTATTAtcgttatattattattttactatgTGTAGGTTTTCGCtgacattataaatattctctTCAGAACTGATTCAAACAAAGTTCGAGCAGTATTCTTCATTGCATTAgcatttgtattaatatttttatttgaattgcaaaatattttggtttattaaCTTACTGCTGTTATTAGATAAGCATTAGTACTATGatatttcttaatattattattaatatgtataaagtTTGAGCATTGTTATTAGAATACCATTCGCCGGTATGTTTATCAGCAATGTTTAGCATTGTTATCAGCAAATTATCAATTTAACGTTCGAATTGCATAACAACTATGTGAATActtcaatcaatttaattatgcgAACTGTGATtagtcttctttttttttttgtttttgttaacatcttagttgttgttattataattgtatatgttttgatttgattttggtttATGTAATCATTCGATTATCTGAGAGAGGTTTTCCGCGATTGGAATGTTATGAAAATTGAAGCGTGACAAGTTGCAATTTCACAACAAgtgattaatttattgatagaactacatactatatatgctaAAGATAATCGCTGTTATTTAATGTCGTATAATAGATATGTTGTCATGTGTGCTAATCGGAGGGGATTTttcgtttctcgttttttgtttctgctttGACAGGTGCGCAACCTGAGCCCCTTCAGCTTCATGCATCTGGACGATGTCCGCTGGGTGATTGTGGCACTGCGACAAATGTACGACTGCAACAGCGACTATGGGGAGAGTTGCTATCGACTGCTGTCGAGGAACGGACACTTTATCTACCTGCATTCGAAGGGATTCCTCGAGATtgacaagagcagcaacaaggtGCATTCGTTTCTGTGCGTCAACACGCTGCTGGACGAGCAGGCCGGCAAGCGGAAGGTGCAGGAGATGAAGAACAAATTCTCGACAATCATCAAGGCCGACATACCCACGCAGACGAGTCCCGATTTGCCCGCCTCGCGGGCTCCTCAGCAGCTCGAACGGATTGTGCTCTATCTCATTGAGAATCTGCAAAAGACAGCAAACAACGGTAGCAATGGCATCGATGACAACATCGATGCCATGGACGATGGCTGCTGCAGTTCGCCAGCATCGACGCTGACGCTGGAGGAGCAGGCGCCATCGCCAGCGGCACAGTTGGCTTTGGTGCCGCCAGCGCCTGGGCATGTGAAGCATTCGATATCGAAGTCGGTGGATGTGGTGAATGTGACATCCGCACGCAATTTGCAGTaccagcaaaagcagcagcaacagttgcaacaacagcagaagcagcaacagcagcagcaacaacagaaggtgcagcaacaacagtctgTTATAAGGCAGCTGAGCTGTAGCGAGAGCTCCACATTGTCGCCGGCAAGTGCGAGCAGTGTGGAGACGACTCTcgacgacggcaacaacagcaatgcaTCCCCGCCACCAGCCACAGGAACAGCAGCCACAGGAACGGCAGCAACCGCAGTTGTGGCG
This region includes:
- the LOC133848369 gene encoding uncharacterized protein LOC133848369, with translation MNTPFESRTLVNGGLLKQFTGQSVSIMVRVESVAGTNLMASSTDNHKLRISLPSELSAAQGAWVEVIGVSSSGDTIRAKEVIEFGGENIDFDVDSYNAMTQLLNNVKLFYRYG
- the LOC133848356 gene encoding ATP-binding cassette sub-family F member 1 encodes the protein MSKAKGKKKERFDDDDELQLDAEKVSVSDKKKQQQATASKKQQQGKKGKRGGGNNDSSDNESLTSSKVADDFDGKAKPKKAAANKKGNKKGKRNNDDWSDDEEQQQQKKPVADESDEEETPKSVPKKQQQQGKKSKKNNKKKQDEGFSDDDDDDNNKQLDDDEELDEPVVAKPASKKSKKKQQQQKNKFALSDDEEEDDAAEEEEEEEEQPKPAAKKSKQKQQKQQKNKYELSDNEEPEEAEVEAEEESTSAQEEQPVEAKPEPKLEEQLEELQLKDEPEAEAEQEPEPKSEESVEAKEKKLTHKEKKKQKKQLEYERQMDLMTKKGGAGHSDLDSNFTMSQVQKSAGQQAALEHAVDIKIENFTISAKGNDLFVNANLLIAHGRRYGLVGPNGHGKTTLLRHIATRAFAIPPNIDVLLCEQEVVATDKTAIDTILDADVKRTELLKKSEELEKQFAGGDLTVQEELNDTFAELKAIGAYSAEARARRILAGLGFSKEMQDRPTNKFSGGWRMRVSLARALYLEPTLLMLDEPTNHLDLNAVIWLDNYLQGWKKTLLIVSHDQSFLDNVCNEIIHLDQKKLQYYKGNYSMFKKMFVQKRREMIKEYEKQEKRLRELKAHGQSKKAAEKKQKETLTRKQEKNKSKQQKQDEDEGPQELLARPKEYIVKFRFPEPSQLQPPILGVHNITFAFDGQKPLFIKADFGIDLTSRVAIVGPNGVGKSTFLKLLLGELEPQQGEQRKNHRLHVGRFDQHSGEHLTAEESAAEYLQRLFNLPHEKARKALGSFGLVSHAHTIKMKDLSGGQKARVALAELCLSAPDVLILDEPTNNLDIESIDALAEAINEYEGGVIIVSHDERLIRETGCTLYVIEDQTINEIDGEFDDYRKEVLDSLGEVVNNPSVVANAAVLQ
- the LOC133848353 gene encoding circadian locomoter output cycles protein kaput isoform X1 codes for the protein MAAIVAPAAASASSGVAVMTAGVSDAASSEPNGDANGASNGREARNLAEKQRRDKLNASIQELATMVPHAAESTRRLDKTAVLRLATHGLRMEYVFGKSATRRRRKHNLKMLPSTHETPQLTDTLMQLLDSFLLTLTCNGQIVLVSGSVEQLLGHCQSDLYGQNLLQITHPDDQALLRQQLIPRDIETLFYQQQQQQQQHQQQQPQQRQRQQHQHQRRHKQRRQKSRHSQSHSTSASDEEDEDEGNDDDDDEEHEEQQYDNDDGDGDGDDDDVELMDNIDAHMPHRSRTRTRTRTPSPETLAHWAAIDERLRADRRCFNVRLSRAATRAESTRQYEWVKIDGCFRRSDSSVTGGAAANYPIVSQLIRRSRNNNMLAVAAAAAAAAAAAASSDNSSSSSSPSLPPPCLPQHDAIAQAALHGISGNDIVLVAMGRIMRESSTNLSLLCRQPEPYQLEYRTRHLIDGSIIDCDQRIGIVAGYMKDEVRNLSPFSFMHLDDVRWVIVALRQMYDCNSDYGESCYRLLSRNGHFIYLHSKGFLEIDKSSNKVHSFLCVNTLLDEQAGKRKVQEMKNKFSTIIKADIPTQTSPDLPASRAPQQLERIVLYLIENLQKTANNGSNGIDDNIDAMDDGCCSSPASTLTLEEQAPSPAAQLALVPPAPGHVKHSISKSVDVVNVTSARNLQYQQKQQQQLQQQQKQQQQQQQQKQQQQQQQQQQSSAWKQKVPKMSEDSQQQQQPEMQQQQEMQQQQQQQVQQQQDRQLQQEMQQQQHQQQQLLHDQRQQQLQQQQQQQLEESQQHMKLLQNETMHLRQQQLAHQQLQEQMQKQHHLVQQQQQLKMQQLHQLHMMNQHLQQQQQGLPPEQQQELKKLQQQLQQQQQLQQQQQQQQQQQYQLQPHIPPAHQLQQQQEQQRQQHLLLLQEQQMLFERQQQQMLKLQPQLPSQQQQDVQQQIQKEIQHIQQNMQLDQEHMFQQLEQQQQQQQQHQQQQQVPQQPLVQQQQQPQQNGQQQLEQQTLLQLQMQQQQPTQSVQLQHDVQKEMQQQQEMQQQMQQQQQQQQSIYVEHVEVQIFVYKLQQQQQQQQELQLQLQQQDVQQQMQQQHQQKMQQQEQLQQQQQQQQQQQLHEQQQEQQQQQQQEKPVLQQLQQQPLVEKLQPQHQTMQQHTAAANKQAASIVNTATT
- the LOC133848353 gene encoding uncharacterized protein LOC133848353 isoform X2 — translated: MAAIVAPAAASASSGVAVMTAGVSDAASSEPNGDANGASNGREARNLAEKQRRDKLNASIQELATMVPHAAESTRRLDKTAVLRLATHGLRMEYVFGKSATRRRRKHNLKMLPSTHETPQLTDTLMQLLDSFLLTLTCNGQIVLVSGSVEQLLGHCQSDLYGQNLLQITHPDDQALLRQQLIPRDIETLFYQQQQQQQQHQQQQPQQRQRQQHQHQRRHKQRRQKSRHSQSHSTSASDEEDEDEGNDDDDDEEHEEQQYDNDDGDGDGDDDDVELMDNIDAHMPHRSRTRTRTRTPSPETLAHWAAIDERLRADRRCFNVRLSRAATRAESTRQYEWVKIDGCFRRSDSSVTGGAAANYPIVSQLIRRSRNNNMLAVAAAAAAAAAAAASSDNSSSSSSPSLPPPCLPQHDAIAQAALHGISGNDIVLVAMGRIMRESSTNLSLLCRQPEPYQLEYRTRHLIDGSIIDCDQRIGIVAGYMKDEVRNLSPFSFMHLDDVRWVIVALRQMYDCNSDYGESCYRLLSRNGHFIYLHSKGFLEIDKSSNKVHSFLCVNTLLDEQAGKRKVQEMKNKFSTIIKADIPTQTSPDLPASRAPQQLERIVLYLIENLQKTANNGSNGIDDNIDAMDDGCCSSPASTLTLEEQAPSPAAQLALVPPAPGHVKHSISKSVDVVNVTSARNLQYQQKQQQQLQQQQKQQQQQQQQKVQQQQSVIRQLSCSESSTLSPASASSVETTLDDGNNSNASPPPATGTAATGTAATAVVAPRVSVLKRLMSTPIKSGGTSAAGTQSRAATAVAAGGGTGKGTGTQLKAALSSTLRSLDTQLVTMGEEARTLFQQQLRQRDAMLPRFEQQMDAIMLEHEVQKQLLVNITSEYETQVSVITNNKQKQKQSSESNSNSNSN